The following is a genomic window from Oscillospiraceae bacterium.
GCGGATATTATCGATACATTCCTTTGAAAAATCCGACACACAGTGCTCATCCGAGTCCCAATATGTAATATTCTCCTGCTGTAATTTTGATGCTATGACATTTTTAACATCACGGTCCGCTCCGGACCAACTGATAAATACGCTCATACACTGCGCCTTTCTTTGGGTTTATATGTGAACTAATGCTTCTTTGTTTCCGAAATATCCTTGATAAATGAGTTTATAACGTTGCCCAGTATACCCTCTCCGTTTTCGTCCGTCTTGTAGATATATGCACAGTGGCTCGAATGCATAAGCTTAAGCTTGACATTATCCTTATGCCCGAAGTGCTCCAGGGTTTTGATCATAAGCATAGTCTGTTCATAACGTCCGAACATATCATTGTCCGAAACTATAAAAAGCATGGGTGGATACTTTTCTTCGGTTCCCACAAAGAACATAGGAGCAGTTTCGTCCACAATAACTCTTCTGCTGTCCTTTCCCATTTCCTTGAGTACATTGAAATGAGAAGTGGGCTGACCCGCATCGTGAATATATGCGTCTATATCGGTAGGCTTCACGCCCACCTTTTCAAAATATCTGCCGTCAAAACAAAGCATCATGGATATGTATCCGCCCGCACTGCTTCCTCCGACAAAAATGCGGTTCAGCTTGCCGTAAGCACCTATGTTATCCTTAAGCCATCTTACAGAGCATGCCGCATCTTCAATGAAATCGGGGAATTTTGCCGTAGGGTACATTCTGTATTCAACCGATGCCGTTGCAATACTGTTTTTTGCCAGAGTTTTTGCAAAAACCTCTGTGTTTTTTTTGTTGCCTCCGCTGAGGCCTCCGCCGTGGAAGTACACAAACAAATCAAAATCTGCACTTTCGGGAAGATGCAGGTCCAGGCAAAGACCATCCTTGT
Proteins encoded in this region:
- a CDS encoding alpha/beta hydrolase, which encodes MISKYDIVYKDGLCLDLHLPESADFDLFVYFHGGGLSGGNKKNTEVFAKTLAKNSIATASVEYRMYPTAKFPDFIEDAACSVRWLKDNIGAYGKLNRIFVGGSSAGGYISMMLCFDGRYFEKVGVKPTDIDAYIHDAGQPTSHFNVLKEMGKDSRRVIVDETAPMFFVGTEEKYPPMLFIVSDNDMFGRYEQTMLMIKTLEHFGHKDNVKLKLMHSSHCAYIYKTDENGEGILGNVINSFIKDISETKKH